Part of the Aquimarina sp. TRL1 genome, GCTGCAACTGACTTCAAGCTAGGATCTACCTTTGCTGCTCTGTTAGCGTAGTTTGCAGCTAACCAGTACACAGCTCTTTTGCTAAATACATCTGTCCCACAGTTATTCGCACTACTTGCAATCATACTTGCAATTCTCAGGTATGAAGTACCAAGAGATGGTTTTTGCTGCAATGCTTTTTTGTAGTATGATCTTGCTTTTCCATAGCTACCTTGCTTCTTTAACACTTCTCCTATTTTGAAATATACTTTTGCCTTATCACTAGCCTTAGTTTCCAACTCAGCAGACTGATTGAAATATTCTAATGCTTTTGATCTTTGCTTATCTTTCATCGCTAAGATTCCAAGATAGTATGCCGACTTTGCAGATGGCTCCGCTTTATGAAGAGCTTCTACTAACTTGAAGAATAGCGGATCAGCTGTACATTCTTTAGCTGACATTCTTCCTGCCGCTCCTTTTAACCATTTAACATCTCCACTTTTTTCTGCAAACTGCTCATTATAGAAAGGAATCAGTTTATCACAATCAGCTCTTGCTCCCAGCTTCTGGTTAATTCCTGCTTTTACTTTACTATAAGCAGCCAGGTTAATCCCTGCGTTTTTAAGTTTTCTTTTCTCTTTAGAAGACAATGCCGTACCTGACTCTTCCTTTTCTGTCAGTGTAGCAATCGTTTTTGCTTTAGCACTTTCTTCATCTTCAATTTTTTCTGTGATATCATCATACAACTCAAAAACATCTTGCAACTTCTTCTTACCTGCATCTTGCAAGTCTACTAACAAAGAGAAGTATGTATATAGTTTTTTAGCTCCTTTAAAATTCTTTTTATCTGTCGTATACGCTTTATGAAATTCTGCAAACTGAGCCTCAGTAGTTCCTATTTTAGTATCGTACATCACCTGTCCGATATCAGAGTGCATTGCTCCTACTTTGGTTTTAGCAGGAAAATACTGGAAACGCTCTTTCATAAGAGCAATCAACTCATTAGCAATTGCTGTTTTATCTGCTCCCTGAGCTTTTTTCAGCTTATGTTTTAGTAATTTTTCACCGAACTGATATGTCGCCACACTATAAGTAGGACATTCTTTTCTTACTTTCCATAACGGCTCCTCTGCTGCATCATAATTTTTTACCTTAGCATGTTCATATGCTATAGAAGCTGTTGTAGCACAGTCTGTAGCTTGAGCACTAGCACTTGATGCGCC contains:
- a CDS encoding tetratricopeptide repeat protein — protein: MRFKIMFTIAAGLALGASSASAQATDCATTASIAYEHAKVKNYDAAEEPLWKVRKECPTYSVATYQFGEKLLKHKLKKAQGADKTAIANELIALMKERFQYFPAKTKVGAMHSDIGQVMYDTKIGTTEAQFAEFHKAYTTDKKNFKGAKKLYTYFSLLVDLQDAGKKKLQDVFELYDDITEKIEDEESAKAKTIATLTEKEESGTALSSKEKRKLKNAGINLAAYSKVKAGINQKLGARADCDKLIPFYNEQFAEKSGDVKWLKGAAGRMSAKECTADPLFFKLVEALHKAEPSAKSAYYLGILAMKDKQRSKALEYFNQSAELETKASDKAKVYFKIGEVLKKQGSYGKARSYYKKALQQKPSLGTSYLRIASMIASSANNCGTDVFSKRAVYWLAANYANRAAKVDPSLKSVAAKTAANYRAKAPSKTDIFNNPGISSVKIGCWIGETVKVPKL